A window from Pseudomonas alloputida encodes these proteins:
- a CDS encoding LysR family transcriptional regulator produces the protein MRRKIPSTAALICFEAAARNESFTKAAQELALTQGAVCRQIGGLEAFLNVELFRRSRRGVRLTEAGLSYSRQVAAQLDAVERDTLSVMRQQGANVIELAVVPTFGTQWLLPRLKDFQQRHPEVTVNLTNRTRPFLFADTTFDAAIYFGDADWSGTQSHQLMGENPVPVCSPALLNGQGMLEARHIAQLPLLQQSTRPYAWRQWFGSVGMNVERDMTGPRYELFSMLAQAAMHDMGIALIPPFLIQRELEEGRLVVANRHALSSDKAYYLMIPERKVESASLRAFRDWLVSQAQAYINSSGTNAAN, from the coding sequence ATGCGCCGTAAGATCCCCAGTACCGCCGCCCTGATTTGCTTCGAGGCGGCAGCCCGTAACGAGAGCTTTACCAAGGCTGCCCAGGAACTCGCGCTGACCCAGGGTGCCGTCTGTCGGCAGATCGGTGGCCTGGAAGCGTTCCTTAATGTGGAACTGTTCCGTCGCTCGCGCCGCGGCGTAAGGCTGACCGAAGCCGGCCTGTCCTACAGTCGCCAGGTGGCGGCCCAACTGGACGCTGTGGAGCGCGATACCTTGTCGGTAATGCGCCAGCAAGGCGCCAATGTGATCGAGCTGGCGGTAGTTCCGACGTTTGGCACTCAATGGCTGCTACCACGGCTCAAGGACTTCCAGCAGCGCCACCCGGAGGTCACAGTCAACCTCACCAACCGCACCCGGCCATTCCTGTTTGCCGACACTACCTTCGATGCCGCCATCTATTTTGGTGATGCGGACTGGTCAGGCACCCAGTCGCACCAACTGATGGGTGAAAACCCGGTACCTGTGTGCAGCCCGGCGCTGCTGAACGGCCAAGGCATGCTCGAGGCACGCCACATCGCGCAGCTACCACTGCTGCAACAGAGCACACGCCCGTATGCCTGGCGGCAATGGTTCGGCAGTGTGGGCATGAATGTGGAGCGCGACATGACAGGCCCGCGCTATGAACTATTCTCGATGCTCGCCCAGGCGGCCATGCACGATATGGGCATTGCCCTGATACCACCGTTCCTGATCCAGCGAGAGTTGGAGGAGGGAAGGCTGGTGGTCGCTAACAGGCATGCCCTGAGTAGCGACAAGGCCTACTATCTGATGATTCCAGAGCGCAAGGTGGAGTCGGCGTCGCTACGCGCCTTTCGCGACTGGCTGGTAAGCCAGGCTCAGGCCTACATAAATAGCTCAGGGACAAACGCGGCAAATTGA
- a CDS encoding CaiB/BaiF CoA transferase family protein: protein MGALSHLRVLDLSRVLAGPWSGQILADLGADVIKVERPGSGDDTRSWGPPFLKDVEGEDTSEAAYYLSANRNKRSVTIDFTQPEGQRLVRELAAKCDIVIENFKVGGLAAYGLDYQSLKAVNPQLIYCSITGFGQTGPYAKRAGYDFMIQGLGGLMSLTGRPEGEEGAGPVKVGVALTDILTGLYSAVAMLAALAHRDQTGVGQHVDMALLDVQVACLANQAMNYLTTGTPPRRLGNAHPNIVPYQDFPTADGDFILTVGNDSQFRKFAEVAGQPQWAEDPRFVTNKLRVANRAELIPLIRQATVFKTTAEWVAQLEAAGVPCGPINNLAQMFQDPQVLARGLALNIPHPLAGSVPQVASPIRLSETPVEYRRAPPLLGEHTEVVLGEVLGLDAGEVQRLRDAGVL, encoded by the coding sequence ATGGGCGCGCTATCACATCTGCGGGTGCTAGACCTTTCGCGCGTGTTGGCCGGCCCGTGGTCTGGTCAGATTCTGGCTGACCTTGGTGCCGACGTGATCAAGGTCGAGCGCCCAGGCAGTGGCGACGATACCCGCTCATGGGGGCCGCCTTTCCTCAAGGATGTCGAAGGTGAGGACACCAGTGAGGCGGCTTACTACTTGTCGGCCAACCGCAACAAGCGCTCAGTGACCATCGACTTTACCCAGCCGGAGGGGCAACGGCTGGTGCGGGAGCTGGCGGCGAAGTGCGATATCGTCATAGAGAACTTCAAGGTGGGTGGGCTGGCTGCCTATGGCCTGGACTACCAGAGCCTCAAGGCGGTAAACCCGCAGCTCATCTATTGCTCCATTACCGGCTTCGGTCAGACCGGGCCCTATGCCAAGCGCGCTGGCTATGACTTCATGATCCAGGGGTTGGGTGGGCTGATGAGCCTGACCGGCCGTCCGGAGGGTGAAGAAGGCGCAGGGCCGGTCAAGGTGGGTGTGGCGCTTACCGATATTCTGACCGGGTTGTATTCCGCGGTCGCCATGCTGGCTGCCCTCGCCCATCGGGATCAGACAGGGGTCGGCCAGCATGTCGACATGGCATTGCTTGATGTGCAGGTGGCCTGTCTGGCGAACCAGGCGATGAACTACCTGACCACGGGCACCCCTCCCCGTCGGCTGGGTAATGCGCATCCTAATATAGTCCCTTACCAGGACTTTCCGACGGCAGATGGCGATTTCATTCTTACCGTCGGTAATGACAGCCAGTTCCGCAAGTTCGCTGAGGTGGCCGGGCAGCCGCAATGGGCGGAGGACCCTCGGTTCGTTACCAATAAGCTGCGGGTCGCCAACCGGGCTGAGCTGATACCTTTGATTCGCCAGGCTACGGTGTTCAAGACCACGGCTGAGTGGGTGGCCCAGTTGGAGGCTGCAGGAGTGCCATGTGGGCCTATCAATAACCTGGCGCAGATGTTCCAGGACCCCCAGGTGCTGGCGCGCGGGTTGGCGTTGAATATCCCGCATCCATTGGCGGGTAGTGTGCCGCAAGTTGCGAGCCCGATACGGTTGTCGGAGACGCCAGTGGAGTATCGCCGGGCGCCACCACTGCTGGGCGAGCATACCGAAGTGGTGCTGGGGGAAGTGTTGGGGCTGGATGCTGGCGAGGTACAGCGTCTGCGTGATGCTGGGGTGCTCTAG
- a CDS encoding acyl-CoA dehydrogenase, translating to MVGKASFNWIDPLLLDQQLTEEERMVRDSAYQFAQDKLAPRVLEAFRHEQTDPAIFREMGEVGLLGATIPEQYGGSGLNYVCYGLIAREVERIDSGYRSMMSVQSSLVMVPINEFGTEAQKQKYLPKLASGEWIGCFGLTEPNHGSDPGSMITRARKVDGGYRLTGSKMWITNSPIADVFVVWAKDDAGDIRGFVLEKGWQGLSAPAIHGKVGLRASITGEIVMDNVFVPEENIFPDVRGLKGPFTCLNSARYGISWGALGAAEACWHTARQYTLDRQQFGRPLAANQLIQKKLADMQTEITLALQGCLRLGRMKDEGTAAVEITSIMKRNSCGKALDIARMARDMLGGNGISDEFGVARHLVNLEVVNTYEGTHDVHALILGRAQTGIQAFY from the coding sequence ATGGTCGGTAAAGCAAGTTTCAACTGGATCGACCCGTTGCTGCTGGATCAGCAGCTCACTGAAGAAGAGCGCATGGTGCGTGACAGCGCTTATCAGTTCGCCCAGGACAAGCTGGCGCCGCGTGTGCTCGAGGCCTTCCGTCACGAGCAGACCGACCCCGCGATCTTCCGCGAGATGGGTGAAGTCGGCCTGTTGGGTGCAACCATCCCCGAGCAATACGGTGGCAGCGGCCTGAACTATGTGTGCTACGGCCTTATTGCTCGCGAAGTGGAACGCATCGACTCGGGTTACCGCTCGATGATGAGTGTGCAGTCGTCGCTGGTGATGGTGCCGATCAACGAATTTGGCACCGAAGCTCAAAAGCAGAAGTACCTCCCCAAGCTTGCCAGTGGCGAGTGGATCGGTTGCTTCGGTTTGACCGAGCCTAACCATGGCTCCGATCCTGGCTCGATGATTACCCGGGCGAGAAAGGTCGACGGTGGCTACCGGCTGACCGGCAGCAAGATGTGGATCACCAACAGCCCCATCGCCGATGTGTTCGTGGTGTGGGCCAAGGATGATGCGGGCGATATCCGTGGCTTTGTACTGGAAAAAGGCTGGCAAGGCCTGAGTGCCCCGGCAATTCATGGCAAGGTTGGCCTGCGCGCCTCGATCACTGGCGAAATCGTCATGGACAATGTGTTCGTGCCAGAAGAGAACATCTTCCCGGACGTGCGTGGCCTCAAGGGCCCGTTCACCTGCCTGAATTCGGCTCGCTATGGTATTTCGTGGGGTGCGCTGGGTGCCGCTGAAGCCTGCTGGCACACCGCCCGCCAATACACCCTGGATCGTCAGCAGTTTGGTCGTCCACTGGCCGCCAACCAGTTGATACAGAAGAAGCTGGCCGACATGCAGACCGAAATCACCCTGGCGCTGCAGGGCTGCCTGCGTCTGGGGCGCATGAAGGATGAAGGGACGGCTGCGGTGGAAATCACCTCCATCATGAAGCGCAATTCCTGCGGCAAGGCGCTGGATATCGCCCGTATGGCGCGTGACATGCTGGGCGGCAATGGCATCTCCGACGAGTTTGGTGTGGCCCGCCACCTGGTTAACCTGGAGGTGGTCAACACCTATGAAGGTACCCACGACGTGCATGCACTTATCCTGGGGCGTGCGCAGACTGGTATCCAGGCGTTCTATTAA